In bacterium, the genomic window CGTCGCCGCACGAGCAGGAGACCTGAAATCCAAAACCCAGGAAAAGCACCGCCAATACCATCGACAAGCGAAACTTTTTCATCAAGGCCTCCTCATAAACCTGTTTGGCTTGATTGTATTCGTCCGCAGCCATGCAACGGCCGACGTCACGCCAGGCTGATCATGCGTTCGCGCTCGGGAGGGGTTCGGCGTTTCCGGGGCCGAACCGGGGTTCGGCGTCCCCAGGCGTCGCGACGCGAGCCGAACCGCAACTCCGCGCGGCCAACTGTTCAAGCATCCAAACGCTCAGGGCAACGTCCTGACAAGGCGGAAGCCCACGTCGTCGACGCGGACGCTGGGGTAGTTATCGAAGCGGTGCGCTGAACGGCTGTAAAGCGCTATGTGATCCCAGCAACCGCCGCGTCGCGCCCGGTACGAGCCACCCGCGGGCCCCTCGGGATCCGTTACCGTACCGGGATAGATGCCATGCCAATCCCACGCCCACTCCCTTACATTGCCGCTCATGTCGTACAAGCCCCAATTGTTCGGCAACTTCTGGCCGACCACCTCCGTCGTGCCGTTGTCGTTGCCGCAATACCACCCAATCCAGTTTAGAACAGGGTCAATCGGCGTGCAGCCGGACTGTGTAATCGGACCGTAATAAAAAGCCGTCGTCGTTCCGGCGCGAGCAGCATATTCCCATTCCGATTCGGTTGGCAGGCGAAAGCCCTCGCAATCGTAAACCGAAGATACTCCGTAGGGGCCGACGTTCGCCGAGTTGATCCCCCGCCGCGTGGTATTCATGCAGGACATGTATTGCGGACCCGCATATGTGCCGTCCTCGCAGGACACCTGGAGGAAGAGGTAGCAAGGAGAGAATCCCTCCGAGATGGAAAGCTGGTTCGCGTACGCCGCGGCGTCGTACCAACTGACGGTCTCGACCGGGCAGTCGTCGCCGCAGTCCGCGCCATTACCGTTGGGACCAAAATAGCTGGGGTTCCAGCCCATTACCGATTCGAACTCGGCTTGCGTCGTTTCGTCGAT contains:
- a CDS encoding formylglycine-generating enzyme family protein — translated: TTTTTTTTTTTTSQPTTTTTVVTTTSTTTTTTPGGGITPGFVEIPSGAFIMGSPADEPGRSSDETQHQVTLTNDFEMSIDETTQAEFESVMGWNPSYFGPNGNGADCGDDCPVETVSWYDAAAYANQLSISEGFSPCYLFLQVSCEDGTYAGPQYMSCMNTTRRGINSANVGPYGVSSVYDCEGFRLPTESEWEYAARAGTTTAFYYGPITQSGCTPIDPVLNWIGWYCGNDNGTTEVVGQKLPNNWGLYDMSGNVREWAWDWHGIYPGTVTDPEGPAGGSYRARRGGCWDHIALYSRSAHRFDNYPSVRVDDVGFRLVRTLP